GTGTTGCTGCAAGGCCTCGCCGTCGTGCCGCGCGGCGGAATTGTACGAAGCGCCGGTGCGTTGCCGCTGATTGTCTTGACGCACGTCCTCTATGGTTTCGGTTTTTGGCGCGGATTGTTCACGAGATTGGGCACGAGGGGCCAAAAATCGCTTACGGAAGTAACACTCGAGAGCATTCCGACTTAATTATTCCGCGTTATCAGGTTGTGCTGAATCTTTGCGCATGAAAAATCCGGTGTGGTCTCAAGCCATCAAAGCCTGTGCTGACCCACCACGCGCTCGCTACCACTTGGAACAGTTGTTGGCCACGAGCGCCGCCGGTCAACTGAAGTCCGCTTCCGCCGAACAGGCCGGCGTTCTCGCTGCTTTATTGAGCGGTTCGCAAGCGCTCGCGGCTTTGCTGATCGCCAATCCAGATTGGGTTTCGTCGCTCCTGCCGGAAGTTTTGAAACATCCCCGGCGGGAACAAGGATTGCGCCGCGAGGTGAATGGTTGGCTGCTGCCATTGATGGCGGCGCGCGATTTCGATGCGGCCTTCGCCCAACTCCGTCGCTTCAAACAGCGCCAGATGATGCGCATCGCGGCGCGGGACCTCGCCCGATTGGGAACTGTTTCGGAAATCACACGCGAAATCTCCGACGTTGCCGACGTTTGCCTTGATACCGTCTGGCAACTTTGCCGCCAGCAACTGAGTGAGCGCCTGGGACTGCCTTATCATCAGGACGCCGATGGCAATTGGCTGCCGACGGGGTTCTGTGTTCTGGGATTGGGCAAACTGGGCGGGCAGGAACTCAATTACAGTTCGGATGTGGATGTCATTTTTGTTTATGCCGAGGAAGGACATGTCTTCAAAGAACCGCCGTTGAAAGATCAACAAACCGGTCGCGGGTTGACGAATCACCAATTCTTCAAACGGCTGGCGGAGATGTTTATCGCTGAAGTGACGCGCATGACCTCGGAAGGGACTTTGTATCGCATCGATTTGCGGCTGCGACCCGAGGGGGATGCGGGGCCGTTGGTTCGTTCGCTGGCCGGTTATGAAAATTATTATTCGCAGTGGGGACAAACCTGGGAGCGCATGATGCTGATCAAGGCGCGGCGCGTGGCAGGCGATGAGGCGTTGGCGGCGGAATTTCTGGAGATGATTCAATCGTTCCGTTATCCGCGCTCGCTTCGGGAAGGGATTCTCAAAGAGGTGGCCGCCATGAAAGACCGCATCGAAAACGAAGTGGTCAAAGCCGGAGAGATCGATCGCAACGTCAAACTCGGTCGCGGCGGCATTCGCGAAATTGAATTCAGCGTGCAGACTCTCCAATTGCTCAACGGCGGAAAAATTCCATTTCTCCAAGGCGCCCAAACGCTCCCCGCGCTGGAAAAGCTGGTGCAATACGGACTGATGGCTGCCGAGGAGGCGAAGTCGTTGACTGAGGCTTATTGTTTCCTGCGCGACGTGGAGCATCGTTTGCAGATGGAAGACAATCTCCAGACCCACACCATTCCCACCACCCGGCCCGCCCGGGAACGTCTGGCGGCGTTGATGGGATTCGGCTCACTGAAAACGTTTGAAGCTGCGCTCCAGGCGCACACGCGCAATGTGCGTCGGGTTTACGATAAAATTTTGAGGGCCGACGGGCCGGCGAGCCAACCGGCGTTTCCCTTGCAGTTCGATGTCGCCGAAACCGGATGGGAAAAATTGCTCGCGGAGCATTCATTCAGGAATGTCGAGGCCGCCATCCGCTTGCTCAAGGAGTTTGCCCAGGGTCCCGGTTACGCGCACGTCTCGCCGCGCACGGTTGAACTGGCCCGCCAGCTTCTGCCTCGCTTGTTCGCCCTTTGCCCGCGACGAGCTGATCAGGCAGAAGATGTGGCCCGGGTGTCCCAATCCCTTTCT
Above is a window of Verrucomicrobiota bacterium DNA encoding:
- the glnE gene encoding bifunctional [glutamate--ammonia ligase]-adenylyl-L-tyrosine phosphorylase/[glutamate--ammonia-ligase] adenylyltransferase — translated: MKNPVWSQAIKACADPPRARYHLEQLLATSAAGQLKSASAEQAGVLAALLSGSQALAALLIANPDWVSSLLPEVLKHPRREQGLRREVNGWLLPLMAARDFDAAFAQLRRFKQRQMMRIAARDLARLGTVSEITREISDVADVCLDTVWQLCRQQLSERLGLPYHQDADGNWLPTGFCVLGLGKLGGQELNYSSDVDVIFVYAEEGHVFKEPPLKDQQTGRGLTNHQFFKRLAEMFIAEVTRMTSEGTLYRIDLRLRPEGDAGPLVRSLAGYENYYSQWGQTWERMMLIKARRVAGDEALAAEFLEMIQSFRYPRSLREGILKEVAAMKDRIENEVVKAGEIDRNVKLGRGGIREIEFSVQTLQLLNGGKIPFLQGAQTLPALEKLVQYGLMAAEEAKSLTEAYCFLRDVEHRLQMEDNLQTHTIPTTRPARERLAALMGFGSLKTFEAALQAHTRNVRRVYDKILRADGPASQPAFPLQFDVAETGWEKLLAEHSFRNVEAAIRLLKEFAQGPGYAHVSPRTVELARQLLPRLFALCPRRADQAEDVARVSQSLSDPDRVLTRLDSFITAYGARATLFETWASNPSLFELMLLLFDRSEFLAESAIRTPDLVDELVLSGRLRQRKTAEETLKDLRLGQADKDQRLWLRRYHQAELMRIGLRDILGLADFEQNLTELSALADACLQYALEVALQKNNLKSPPLVIVGLGKLGGVELNYGSDLDICFVADSKTRNLPKLQRLAIEVMDLLSSPTELGVAFITDARLRPDGEKGLLVNTLQAYEEYYRQRARLWEIQSLTRTRPIAGDLALGGQFERLSASLTNFSQPSLPLAAYTPAWKQEIHRMRQRIEKDRTPAGQDVLAIKTGKGGLMDAEFIAQTLCLAHGWQEANTLSALRKAGDVSVLNSCDAEKIAENYRLLRRVEGILRRWSYEGETVLPTDGAALYRVAVRCGFPNARHLMNAIAKYRQAIREVYLIVFDA